The Thiosulfativibrio zosterae genome has a window encoding:
- a CDS encoding rhodanese-like domain-containing protein: MKKFNLRHLLASAVIGGLLFSTSAYAGAPSPQTVQGATTVDAAHAKKLWQDGAVFLDTRKQADWDAGHIPEAIHADRKNHDVYNQAAIETQIPKSSAVVSYCNGEDCLRSSETAEDLVHWGYGKVYYFRDGFPAWKSAGNPLE; the protein is encoded by the coding sequence ATGAAGAAATTTAACCTGCGTCACTTATTGGCAAGTGCTGTTATTGGTGGCCTTTTGTTTTCAACTTCAGCCTATGCTGGCGCCCCTTCACCACAAACGGTTCAAGGCGCGACCACGGTCGATGCAGCTCATGCTAAGAAACTTTGGCAAGATGGCGCTGTATTTTTAGATACGCGTAAGCAAGCGGATTGGGATGCAGGACACATTCCAGAAGCCATTCATGCTGATCGTAAAAACCACGATGTTTACAATCAAGCAGCCATTGAAACGCAAATTCCTAAATCTAGCGCAGTGGTTTCTTATTGCAACGGTGAAGATTGCTTACGCTCTTCAGAAACCGCAGAAGATTTGGTGCATTGGGGTTATGGCAAAGTCTATTACTTCCGTGATGGCTTCCCAGCTTGGAAATCAGCCGGCAACCCTCTAGAGTAA
- a CDS encoding YraN family protein, with protein MNWFNSFKKTALASKKGAQQETLAAHYLQEQGLKILAQNFTAKGCEIDLIALSEAHQRLHFIEVKARQNSQFGHPAEFVNSAKQQRITHCAQHFLQQHPQYLNHSMQFDVMTFLGDFPSQKLEWLQNAFGGL; from the coding sequence TTGAATTGGTTTAACTCGTTTAAAAAAACAGCCCTTGCAAGCAAAAAAGGGGCTCAGCAAGAAACTTTAGCCGCCCATTATCTTCAAGAGCAAGGTCTTAAAATCCTTGCTCAAAATTTTACCGCCAAAGGCTGTGAAATAGATTTAATTGCACTCTCTGAAGCGCATCAACGCTTGCACTTTATTGAAGTGAAAGCGCGCCAAAACAGTCAATTTGGACACCCCGCAGAATTTGTGAATAGCGCCAAACAACAGCGTATAACCCACTGCGCCCAGCACTTTTTACAACAACATCCTCAATACCTAAACCACAGTATGCAATTTGATGTGATGACTTTTTTAGGCGATTTTCCATCACAAAAGTTGGAATGGTTACAAAATGCGTTTGGTGGACTTTAA